A section of the Rhipicephalus sanguineus isolate Rsan-2018 chromosome 11, BIME_Rsan_1.4, whole genome shotgun sequence genome encodes:
- the LOC119373428 gene encoding tubulin-folding cofactor B: MCERGDAAPTFVKLVVRTEGSPLYSERKFPVTNTIREIKQKLELLTGASANSMRLELRDSDDENIIKNLTDDDSACLDAYPICDGLVLHVSDPLLNTDEFKDLSKVQKVQLSEEAYNRRNDTARAFLQKHGLGRYNEDAQEMARRLEEEKARKQKEILKVIHVGNRCEVVGIPGQPRRRGTVAYVGEVDFKPGVWVGVRYDLPLGKNDGSVAGKRYFECPPNYGGFVRPADLVLGNFLPEGDCTDGGEIDLDEEL; the protein is encoded by the exons ATGTGCGAGAGAGGTGACGCTGCGCCAACCTTCGTCAAGCTGGTCGTCAGGACCGAAGGGAGCCCGTTGTACTCGGAGCGCAAGTTCCCCGTCACAAACACGATTCGCGAGATCAAACAGAAGCTGGAACTTCTCACAG GTGCATCTGCCAACTCAATGAGGCTGGAGCTGCGTGACTCTGACGATGAGAACATCATCAAGAACCTCACGGACGATGACAGTGCATGTCTGGATGCCTACCCCATCTGCGATGGCCTCGTGCTGCACGTTTCTGACCCGCTGTTGAATACCGACGAATTTAAGGACCTCTCAAAAGTGCAGAAG GTGCAGCTGTCCGAGGAGGCCTACAACCGACGCAACGACACGGCACGAGCGTTCCTGCAGAAGCACGGGCTTGGTCGTTACAACGAGGACGCGCAGGAGATGGCCCGCAGGTTGGAGGAAGAGAAGGCGCGCAAGCAGAAGGAAATACTGAAG GTCATTCACGTCGGGAACCGCTGCGAAGTGGTCGGCATCCCCGGTCAGCCGAGGCGGCGCGGGACCGTTGCCTACGTCGGCGAGGTCGACTTCAAGCCGGGTGTCTGGGTCGGCGTCCGGTACGACCTTCCGCTGGGCAAGAACGACGGCAGCGTAGCGGGAAAGCGGTACTTTGAGTGCCCCCCCAACTACGGCGGCTTCGTGCGCCCCGCCGATCTCGTCCTCGGAAACTTCCTGCCCGAGGGCGATTGCACCGACGGCGGCGAAATAGACCTCGATGAAGAACTGTAG
- the LOC119375481 gene encoding mitochondrial genome maintenance exonuclease 1 has product MMAAAMAANFVVCKSSFARNSALLRDAACKCMKSTKASKSQIVAASEGGDTSSARTPKKSASAAKAVKKFNFENLSLYGPVLRSSKGTKLDKGLRLSYLDERAPRRLKVSRLACEEPETARVVRAGERLYRNQLEAELLDALTATHDEAARLAATSEDAEQKVDVRIPTKSFDLEATLNFPLLNFLRDGVPEDDTDVGGEDVVAATSSPSPPQDDAQGLRKTPKYPSVTTILKDTIDEQSKLRLELWKQNMVAEMGEEGFKKYQESILSQGKSLHVNIHDLLNGKPKEDIVVRPENEGHWRSLESFWPEVSEVAHLESAVCHPHLQYRGIIDCVAVCRGEMVLIDWKTSKKPKPRLSDTYDNPLQVAAYIGALNYDDKYNIQVRDAMIVIAYEDGSPCQVHHLGPTLCQRHWQRWLQRLRAYWNLLHQSTAML; this is encoded by the exons ATGATGGCGGCGGCCATGGCCGCGAACTTTGTCGTCTGCAAGTCGTCCTTCGCGCGCAATTCAGCACTCCTACGCGACGCCGCCTGCAAATGCATGAAATCCACGAAAGCGTCGAAGAGCCAAATCGTCGCCGCTTCGGAGGGCGGCGACACCAGCAGCGCGCGGACGCCCAAAAAGTCCGCGAGCGCCGCGAAAGCGGTCAAGAAGTTCAACTTCGAAAACCTCTCCCTGTACGGACCCGTTCTGAGGTCTTCGAAAGGTACCAAGCTCGACAAGGGGCTACGTCTCAGTTACCTCGACGAGCGGGCTCCTCGGCGTTTGAAGGTCTCCAGGTTGGCGTGCGAAGAGCCCGAGACAGCGAGGGTCGTCAGGGCGGGCGAGCGCCTTTACAGGAATCAGTTGGAGGCTGAACTCCTGGACGCCTTGACGGCGACCCACGACGAAGCGGCGCGGCTGGCGGCTACGAGCGAAGACGCCGAACAGAAGGTCGACGTCAGAATCCCGACGAAGAGCTTCGACCTCGAGGCGACGCTCAACTTTCCCCTGCTCAACTTCCTGCGAGACGGTGTGCCCGAGGACGACACCGACGTCGGCGGAGAAGACGTCGTGGCGGCGACGTCTTCGCCTTCGCCGCCTCAAGACGACGCTCAGGGCCTTCGCAAAACGCCGAAGTATCCCAGCGTGACGACCATACTGAAGGACACGATCGACGAGCAGTCCAAGTTGCGACTCGAGTTGTGGAAGCAGAACATGGTGGCCGAAATGGGCGAGGAAGGGTTCAAGAAGTACCAGGAAT CAATCCTCAGTCAGGGGAAGTCACTGCATGTCAACATCCACGATCTCCTCAACGGGAAGCCAAAGGAGGACATCGTGGTGAGGCCCGAAAACGAGGGCCACTGGCGAAGCCTCGAATCCTTCTGGCCCGAAGTCAGCGAGGTGGCTCACCTGGAAAGTGCCGTGTGCCATCCACACTTGCAGTATCGTGGAATCATCGACTGCGTAGCTGTGTGCCG GGGCGAGATGGTGCTGATAGACTGGAAGACGTCCAAGAAGCCAAAGCCGCGGCTGTCAGACACCTACGACAATCCGCTGCAAGTGGCAGCATACATTGGTGCACTCAATTACGATGACAAGTACAATATTCAG GTTCGAGACGCGATGATCGTGATCGCCTACGAGGACGGCAGTCCATGCCAGGTCCATCACCTGGGACCCACCCTTTGTCAGAGGCACTGGCAAAGATGGCTACAGAGGCTACGCGCCTACTGGAACCTGCTGCACCAGAGCACAGCGATGTTGTAA